Proteins from a single region of Haloarcula laminariae:
- a CDS encoding metal-dependent hydrolase, translating into MNRGNSCHEQLIFVKIVSAPMFIGHGLLAFTLVVLVGRYFGFPSKRLLWLGVLAGVFATLPDIDMIYAPVGLLGGVSGMSAAAESFWETGNIVHRAMTHSVVISGFAALAFGCWTAALNRESFTHKDWPTRGPILACVAALLLSGGLVGITTLVTGALAGFIMAVFIAGGILLATVAARHGIGAREMLGVALVGLMSHPFGDMFTGSPPDLLYPFDVVVVSERVVLHSDPTLHLIGAFLFELGIIWLAVLVYAQFRGMPLRDYVSPRAVIGLSYAGAVFVLPVPTLATSAPFVFSVLAVGFIGVSNIERDLIYRLKMSLRTAGWISLSKSTDLPRSRPVTIAEVPTALLTGLSAVTLAVLGYTVAYLIV; encoded by the coding sequence GTGAACCGCGGCAACAGCTGCCACGAACAACTTATATTCGTGAAAATCGTATCAGCACCAATGTTTATAGGTCACGGACTGCTGGCGTTCACGCTGGTAGTTCTTGTTGGGCGTTACTTCGGATTCCCCAGCAAGCGCCTGCTGTGGCTCGGCGTCCTCGCCGGTGTGTTCGCCACACTTCCGGATATTGATATGATTTATGCGCCTGTGGGTCTGTTAGGCGGTGTCAGCGGGATGTCGGCTGCCGCTGAGTCGTTTTGGGAGACAGGGAATATTGTTCACCGTGCGATGACACATTCGGTAGTTATCAGTGGCTTTGCTGCGTTAGCCTTTGGTTGCTGGACAGCCGCGCTTAATCGGGAATCGTTCACCCACAAAGATTGGCCGACCCGTGGACCTATTCTGGCTTGCGTCGCTGCACTCCTACTCAGCGGCGGTCTCGTCGGCATTACTACGCTGGTAACAGGCGCTCTCGCCGGATTCATCATGGCGGTATTCATCGCTGGGGGTATACTCCTTGCGACAGTCGCCGCTCGTCATGGTATTGGAGCCCGGGAGATGCTTGGAGTTGCGCTCGTGGGTCTGATGAGTCATCCGTTCGGCGATATGTTCACTGGTTCGCCACCCGATCTGTTGTATCCGTTCGATGTAGTCGTTGTTTCCGAGCGGGTGGTACTTCATTCAGATCCGACCCTACACCTCATTGGCGCCTTCCTGTTTGAACTCGGAATAATCTGGCTTGCTGTATTAGTGTACGCACAATTTCGTGGTATGCCCCTACGCGACTACGTCAGTCCACGTGCGGTAATCGGTCTGAGTTACGCTGGAGCCGTATTTGTGTTGCCAGTACCGACCTTAGCTACGTCCGCTCCGTTCGTGTTCTCTGTATTGGCGGTTGGATTCATCGGTGTGAGTAATATCGAACGGGACCTAATTTACCGACTTAAGATGTCGCTCCGTACCGCTGGCTGGATATCACTCTCTAAGTCCACAGACTTGCCTCGCTCTCGGCCTGTCACGATCGCTGAGGTACCGACAGCACTACTGACTGGCCTTTCGGCGGTAACATTGGCCGTACTTGGGTACACTGTTGCATATCTGATTGTTTGA
- a CDS encoding arsenic resistance protein, protein MARLSKQWIQHNQVGIYAIGVILAIGIGLGLPSASSVLEPLINPVLAVLLYVTFLEIPFVRIRRAFRNSRFMAAALGMNFVVVPVVVFGLTRFLPQEPVILVGAFMVLLTPCIDYVITFTELAGGDAEQITAATPALMLVQLLLLPLYLWLFIGQQVAEFIEAWPFIEAFVVIIALPLTFAWATQHLAERSSRAAQWQDTMGWLPVPMMGVTLFVVIASQLPRVQDSIGQIASVVPVYVAFLIIMPLLGRLVAGLLGMDSGASRALVFTSVTRNSLVILPLALALPSGYALAPAVVVTQTLVELVGMVVLTRIVPAWLVPDAPDQMLDLDVGRND, encoded by the coding sequence ATGGCACGCCTCTCGAAACAGTGGATTCAGCACAATCAAGTAGGCATATACGCCATTGGAGTCATCCTCGCGATTGGTATCGGTCTCGGCCTCCCGAGCGCCAGTTCGGTGCTGGAACCGCTCATCAATCCCGTCCTTGCGGTGTTGTTGTACGTGACGTTCCTCGAGATCCCGTTCGTCCGGATTCGGCGGGCGTTCCGGAACAGTCGGTTCATGGCCGCGGCGCTCGGAATGAACTTTGTGGTCGTCCCGGTCGTCGTGTTCGGCCTCACGCGGTTCCTCCCGCAGGAACCAGTCATCCTCGTGGGGGCGTTCATGGTGTTGTTGACACCGTGTATCGACTACGTCATCACGTTCACTGAACTCGCAGGCGGTGACGCAGAGCAGATCACTGCTGCCACGCCGGCGCTGATGCTCGTCCAGCTGCTGTTGCTCCCGCTGTATCTCTGGCTGTTTATCGGCCAGCAGGTCGCCGAGTTTATCGAGGCCTGGCCGTTCATCGAGGCGTTCGTCGTCATCATCGCACTCCCGCTGACGTTCGCGTGGGCGACCCAACACTTGGCAGAGCGTTCCAGTCGGGCCGCACAGTGGCAGGACACGATGGGTTGGTTACCGGTGCCGATGATGGGGGTGACGCTGTTCGTCGTCATCGCCTCCCAGTTACCGCGCGTCCAGGATTCGATCGGCCAGATTGCGTCGGTTGTCCCCGTGTACGTGGCGTTCCTCATCATTATGCCACTGCTCGGCCGGCTGGTGGCTGGGCTCTTGGGCATGGATTCCGGTGCGAGCCGAGCGCTCGTGTTCACGTCCGTCACGCGAAATTCGCTCGTTATTCTCCCGCTGGCGCTCGCGCTCCCGTCGGGCTACGCGCTCGCGCCGGCGGTCGTTGTCACCCAAACGCTCGTCGAACTGGTGGGGATGGTCGTCCTCACCAGGATCGTGCCCGCATGGTTGGTCCCAGATGCCCCCGATCAGATGCTCGATCTCGATGTTGGCCGGAATGACTGA
- a CDS encoding CopG family ribbon-helix-helix protein, whose product MRTSFNIPDEVVEEFDRVWQEQDLENRSRAVREAMLEYIESHSRLEATSGEIVALIAFDYRHHEVIQELHAIQHEYQDAILNTSHIHQGEWCLESLFCRGPAEQVRTLTYRLRDFDGVNRVKVMIIRDGKE is encoded by the coding sequence ATGCGAACGAGTTTCAATATTCCAGACGAAGTCGTCGAAGAGTTCGACCGAGTCTGGCAAGAGCAGGATCTCGAAAACAGATCGCGGGCGGTCCGAGAAGCGATGCTGGAGTACATCGAGTCACACTCCCGCCTCGAAGCGACAAGTGGGGAAATCGTCGCGCTCATCGCGTTCGATTATCGCCACCACGAGGTGATTCAGGAACTCCACGCAATCCAACACGAGTATCAAGACGCGATCCTCAACACGAGTCATATCCACCAAGGAGAGTGGTGCCTCGAATCGCTGTTTTGTCGGGGGCCAGCCGAGCAGGTACGTACTCTCACCTACCGACTCCGCGATTTTGACGGCGTAAACCGGGTCAAGGTGATGATCATCCGCGACGGCAAAGAGTGA
- a CDS encoding CPBP family intramembrane glutamic endopeptidase — protein sequence MTQQISRLQSVAIAVGLTYGSTILGSVTVLLASTMLISVGINLNSSPSLRLLLSTVMLQGVTFGGLALLYLKVRDRSFDFVPVTVPDRTDVAVVIGGVLALLSLLFVGSQIISALGIQSAQNQIVTVGQQNPNVFLILIPLSFLLVGPGEELLFRGLVQGTLRETLHPARAIVLASALFASIHLFSLTGEGKMVYIGIAFILALVLGVIYEYTDNLAVPAVVHGAYNAVQFAGAYITATGGL from the coding sequence ATGACTCAACAAATCTCACGACTGCAGTCCGTCGCTATCGCAGTGGGACTAACTTATGGTTCCACCATCCTTGGGAGCGTCACCGTTTTGCTAGCGTCAACAATGCTCATATCTGTTGGCATCAATCTTAATTCAAGTCCATCGTTGCGACTCTTGCTGAGCACAGTTATGCTACAAGGGGTAACGTTCGGTGGGCTCGCACTACTCTATCTCAAAGTTCGTGACCGGAGCTTCGACTTTGTTCCCGTCACTGTCCCGGATAGAACTGACGTGGCTGTCGTAATCGGCGGAGTCCTTGCTCTCTTGTCTCTGCTCTTCGTTGGATCACAAATTATCTCTGCACTCGGCATTCAATCGGCACAGAATCAAATTGTCACAGTCGGGCAGCAAAACCCCAATGTCTTCCTTATTCTCATTCCACTATCATTTTTGTTAGTCGGCCCCGGCGAAGAGTTGCTATTTCGTGGTCTTGTTCAGGGAACGCTACGGGAAACTCTCCATCCAGCCCGTGCAATCGTCCTTGCCAGCGCTCTCTTCGCATCAATTCATCTCTTTTCGCTGACAGGGGAGGGAAAAATGGTATACATCGGTATCGCATTTATACTGGCCTTAGTATTGGGTGTGATTTATGAGTACACAGATAATCTTGCTGTCCCCGCAGTAGTTCACGGGGCGTATAACGCCGTCCAATTTGCAGGAGCCTATATCACCGCGACAGGCGGCTTGTAA
- a CDS encoding heavy metal translocating P-type ATPase yields MTSEPSGAERASDDGQQRELTVRLTVPEMDCPSCAQKVDKSLQRVDGVVDTMLQPTTGTATVTYDSGRIDESDVVQAIENAGYEVVGGGDDGEDGADSGMDIAPPSEVWTSPRAIKTWIGAVLLVGGLLFEFLLTGQNATIASVLDYPLHVADVLFLGAVVASGIPVIRGGYYSAKNLSLDIDLLMGTAIIAATGIGYFVEAATLAVLFSVAEMLEDYAMDRARDSLRELMELSPDEATVRRDGEEVTVPADQVEVGETVIVRPGDKIPLDGTVIEGESAVDQSPITGESVPVDKTAGDEVYAGAINEEGYLEVEVTSTAGDSTLSRIIEMVQGAQAKKTEREQFVDRFSGYYTPIVVVLAILTAVIPPLLIADPVSVNVAGYGVSFAGDWQTWFIRGLTLLVIACPCAFVISTPVSVVSGITSAAKNGVLIKGGNYLEAMGEVDAVAIDKTGTLTKGELAVTNVVPVGDADEATLLRYAAGLERRSEHPIAEAILARADEAGVGDLPEPEGFESLTGKGIRGKIDGETYYAGKPALFEEMGFDLFRARRETDGGVVAGETDESDDGAFAEDVLAALEQEGKTVVIVGTESELLGAIAIADEVRPASKRAVERLHELGVERVVMLTGDNEGTARAIAEEVGVDEYRAELLPDEKVEAVEELQVEYGDVAMVGDGINDAPALATAEVGIAMGAAGTDTALETADIALMGDDIGKLPYLYELSHTANGVIQQNIWASLGVKFLLALGVPLGLVSVALAVVVGDMGMSLGVTGNAMRLSRIEPDDT; encoded by the coding sequence ATGACAAGCGAACCGAGCGGGGCAGAGCGGGCGAGCGATGACGGACAGCAACGGGAGTTGACTGTCCGACTCACCGTTCCCGAGATGGACTGCCCGTCCTGCGCCCAGAAGGTCGACAAGAGCCTCCAGCGCGTCGACGGCGTCGTCGATACGATGCTCCAACCGACGACCGGCACGGCGACGGTTACGTACGACTCCGGCCGCATCGACGAAAGCGATGTGGTGCAGGCCATCGAGAATGCGGGGTACGAGGTCGTCGGTGGTGGTGACGATGGTGAGGACGGAGCGGACAGTGGCATGGACATCGCGCCGCCGTCGGAGGTGTGGACGAGTCCCCGCGCCATCAAGACGTGGATTGGGGCAGTGCTCCTCGTTGGCGGGCTTCTCTTCGAGTTCCTCCTTACTGGCCAAAACGCAACCATCGCGAGCGTCCTCGACTACCCGCTCCACGTCGCGGACGTGCTGTTCCTCGGCGCGGTCGTCGCCAGCGGGATTCCGGTCATCCGCGGTGGCTACTACTCGGCAAAGAATCTGAGTCTCGACATCGACCTGCTGATGGGGACGGCGATCATCGCCGCGACCGGTATCGGCTACTTCGTCGAGGCCGCCACGTTGGCCGTCCTGTTCAGCGTCGCTGAGATGCTGGAGGACTACGCGATGGACAGAGCCCGCGACTCCCTGCGCGAGCTGATGGAACTCTCTCCCGACGAGGCGACTGTCCGGCGCGACGGCGAGGAAGTGACGGTGCCCGCCGACCAGGTGGAGGTGGGCGAGACCGTGATCGTCCGACCCGGCGACAAGATCCCCCTCGACGGGACGGTCATCGAGGGCGAGAGCGCCGTCGACCAGTCGCCGATCACCGGCGAAAGCGTCCCCGTCGACAAGACCGCCGGCGACGAGGTGTACGCCGGCGCGATCAACGAGGAGGGCTACCTTGAAGTCGAGGTCACGTCGACGGCGGGTGACTCCACGCTCTCACGCATCATCGAGATGGTACAGGGCGCACAGGCGAAGAAGACCGAGAGGGAGCAGTTTGTCGACCGGTTCTCAGGCTACTACACGCCGATCGTGGTCGTGCTGGCGATCCTGACCGCCGTCATCCCACCGCTGCTCATCGCCGATCCCGTATCGGTGAACGTGGCCGGGTATGGGGTCAGCTTCGCCGGCGACTGGCAGACGTGGTTCATCCGTGGACTCACTCTGCTGGTGATCGCCTGCCCGTGCGCGTTCGTCATCTCGACGCCTGTCTCCGTGGTGTCGGGCATCACCAGCGCCGCGAAGAACGGTGTCCTGATCAAGGGTGGCAACTACCTCGAGGCGATGGGCGAGGTAGACGCCGTCGCCATCGACAAGACGGGCACGCTCACGAAGGGCGAACTTGCCGTCACCAACGTCGTTCCGGTCGGCGACGCCGACGAGGCAACGCTGCTCCGGTACGCCGCCGGACTGGAGCGACGTAGCGAGCATCCTATCGCCGAGGCGATTCTCGCCCGCGCCGACGAAGCAGGCGTCGGCGACCTCCCCGAACCCGAGGGCTTCGAGAGCCTGACGGGAAAGGGTATCCGCGGGAAGATCGACGGCGAGACGTACTACGCGGGCAAGCCCGCGCTCTTCGAGGAGATGGGCTTCGACCTCTTTCGGGCTCGCCGCGAGACGGACGGGGGTGTCGTGGCAGGGGAGACGGACGAGTCCGACGATGGGGCGTTCGCCGAGGATGTGCTTGCCGCGCTGGAGCAGGAGGGCAAGACGGTCGTGATTGTCGGCACGGAGTCGGAGCTTCTGGGTGCCATCGCCATCGCCGATGAGGTGCGCCCCGCCTCGAAGCGGGCCGTCGAGCGCCTGCACGAGTTGGGCGTCGAACGCGTCGTGATGCTGACCGGCGACAACGAGGGCACCGCGCGGGCAATCGCCGAGGAGGTCGGCGTTGACGAGTACCGCGCCGAACTCCTGCCCGACGAGAAGGTCGAAGCGGTCGAGGAACTGCAGGTGGAGTACGGCGACGTGGCGATGGTCGGAGACGGTATCAACGACGCACCCGCGCTCGCCACCGCCGAGGTCGGCATCGCGATGGGCGCGGCCGGCACCGACACCGCGCTCGAAACTGCAGACATCGCACTGATGGGCGACGACATCGGGAAGCTGCCGTACCTCTACGAGCTGTCGCACACGGCTAACGGCGTGATCCAGCAGAACATCTGGGCGAGCCTCGGCGTGAAGTTCCTGCTCGCGCTGGGCGTGCCGCTGGGGCTGGTGAGCGTCGCGCTCGCAGTCGTCGTCGGCGATATGGGGATGAGCCTCGGCGTCACGGGCAACGCGATGCGACTGTCGCGGATCGAGCCCGACGACACCTAA